Proteins co-encoded in one Setaria viridis chromosome 9, Setaria_viridis_v4.0, whole genome shotgun sequence genomic window:
- the LOC117839207 gene encoding uncharacterized protein, whose protein sequence is MGRLMFVCTVRLTNSFLHIVGALQQLDCTSSAALRILKNGTEDDDRLSALPDHILVDIMHRLDLRTLMRASTLSTRRKQLPYLLTNLYIHVDGFKPRTETSATSQLNDLVDLYTETTKRLLAPTADRSINLLRLRFCLTDPHLESIGSTVTSVLERGNTKFLEFIVVTELQDLQVLRLLPLRVQMSSTCESSSSGSLSSCVCVYDTWTRESPPVVFGHVPSLRGIDFGCAAMNWQPPFMLSDWLSGTRLETVRLDFQDYMIWIKPEDPKLVQPVFGNLTDLYLSNIFAECDLEWTVYLLEAAPFLKNFFLTVNTSSFAATRSYSPHCVVLDLSVTFCV, encoded by the exons ATGGGGAGGTTGATGTTCGTCTGCACCGTCAGGCTCACCAACTCTTTCCTGCACATCGTCGGCGCCTTGCAGCAACTCGACTGCACATCGTCGGCTGCACTTCGAATCCTT AAAAACGGAACCGAAGATGACGATAGGCTCAGCGCGCTCCCCGACCATATTCTTGTCGATATCATGCACCGCCTTGACTTGAGAACTCTGATGAGGGCCAGCACCCTCTCGACGCGGAGGAAGCAGCTTCCTTATCTGCTCACAAACCTTTACATTCATGTCGACGGATTCAAACCCCGAACAGAGACTTCAGCGACGAGCCAACTCAACGATCTGGTGGATCTCTACACCGAAACGACAAAGAGGTTGTTGGCTCCCACGGCTGATCGATCCATCAACCTCTTGCGCCTCCGTTTCTGCCTGACCGATCCCCACTTGGAATCCATTGGCTCCACGGTGACCAGCGTCCTCGAGCGTGGGAACACCAAGTTCCTCGAGTTCATCGTGGTGACGGAGCTACAGGACCTGCAGGTTCTTCGGCTCTTACCCCTACGCGTTCAGATGTCTT CTACGTGCGAATCGAGCTCGTCCGGGTCCCTAAGCTCGTGCGTGTGTGTTTACGATACCTGGACGCGTGAAAGCCCTCCGGTTGTTTTCGGCCACGTCCCAAGCCTTCGGGGCATTGATTTTGGCTGTGCTGCCATGAATTGGCAGCCACCGTTCATGCTGAGCGACTGGCTGTCGGGCACGAGGCTGGAAACTGTCAGATTAGACTTCCAAGATTATATG ATTTGGATTAAACCGGAAGACCCCAAGCTGGTCCAACCTGTCTTTGGCAACCTGACGGATTTGTATCTCTCCAACATCTTTGCTGAATGCGACCTTGAGTGGACTGTCTATCTCCTTGAAGCCGCGCCCTTTCTGAAGAATTTCTTCCTCACTGTAAACACCTCTTCTTTCGCAGCAACACGTAGTTATTCCCCCCACTGCGTAGTACTGGATCTATCAGTTACTTTCTGTGTATGA